A single window of Desulfovibrio sp. G11 DNA harbors:
- the livM gene encoding high-affinity branched-chain amino acid ABC transporter permease LivM gives MQRVIKAAIAALWFMVLTLPVLGIKLNTIESTVTWRLDRIVLLGVGIFALALIWDWCFSRKARGLSIIRLPHNFSLGSGMAALSERPALMAGSLTILAVIMIAMPLVVSFYQTNIMISALLYIMLALGLNIVVGLAGQLVLGYVAFYAVGAYAYGLLHQFFGWGFWVCLPVGGFVAVIFGLALGFPVLRLRGDYLAIVTLGFGEIVRLALQNWTSLTGGPRGVGDIPRPGFFGMDMDISTSTTYVYYLVLAAVAITIIVISRLKNSRVGLALQALREDEIACEAMGIDITRVKLSAFALGSCWAGFAGVIFAAKTTYINPSSFTFMESAMILSMVVLGGMGSITGVVIAALILILAPEYLRAFSEYRMLIFGAIMVIMMIFRPQGLISGERRRYRISGLHESKGGRQ, from the coding sequence ATGCAGAGAGTTATCAAGGCCGCCATAGCGGCACTCTGGTTCATGGTGCTGACCCTGCCCGTACTGGGCATCAAGCTGAACACCATCGAGAGCACTGTTACCTGGCGTCTGGACCGTATCGTTCTGCTGGGCGTGGGCATATTTGCGCTGGCCCTTATCTGGGACTGGTGCTTCAGCCGAAAGGCCAGAGGCCTGTCCATCATCAGGCTGCCGCACAACTTCAGCCTCGGCTCGGGCATGGCCGCCCTTTCCGAACGGCCCGCCCTCATGGCCGGAAGCCTGACTATTCTCGCAGTCATCATGATTGCCATGCCGCTGGTGGTTTCATTTTACCAGACCAATATCATGATTTCGGCGCTGCTTTACATCATGCTGGCGCTGGGCCTGAACATCGTGGTGGGCCTGGCCGGCCAGCTTGTGCTCGGCTATGTGGCTTTTTATGCCGTGGGCGCTTACGCCTACGGGCTGCTGCACCAGTTCTTCGGCTGGGGTTTCTGGGTGTGCCTGCCGGTAGGCGGCTTTGTGGCCGTCATCTTCGGCCTGGCCCTGGGATTTCCCGTGCTGCGGCTGCGTGGTGACTATCTGGCTATTGTTACCCTGGGTTTTGGCGAAATCGTGCGCCTGGCCCTGCAAAACTGGACCAGCCTTACTGGTGGCCCGCGCGGCGTGGGAGACATTCCCCGTCCCGGCTTCTTCGGCATGGACATGGATATCAGCACCAGCACAACCTACGTGTATTACCTTGTGCTGGCAGCAGTGGCTATCACCATCATCGTCATCAGCCGCCTGAAAAACTCCAGGGTGGGCCTTGCGCTACAGGCCTTGAGGGAAGATGAAATCGCCTGTGAAGCCATGGGAATAGATATCACACGGGTCAAACTTTCCGCATTTGCCCTTGGCTCGTGCTGGGCTGGTTTTGCCGGGGTTATCTTTGCGGCCAAAACGACCTACATCAATCCATCGAGCTTCACCTTTATGGAATCAGCCATGATTCTGTCCATGGTAGTGCTGGGCGGCATGGGTTCCATCACCGGCGTGGTCATAGCCGCTCTTATTCTCATACTTGCGCCGGAATATCTGCGTGCCTTCTCTGAATACCGCATGCTCATCTTTGGAGCCATCATGGTAATCATGATGATTTTCCGGCCTCAGGGCCTTATCAGTGGCGAACGGCGCCGCTACCGCATCAGCGGCCTTCATGAGTCCAAAGGAGGCCGCCAGTGA
- a CDS encoding flavodoxin family protein → MNVLLINGSPHPKGCTFTALSTVAAQLEQNGIESRIIQIGSKAIRGCIACGKCKETGYCVFKDDPVNETIDLLRTADGVVVGSPVYYAGPNATLCALLDRVFYMKSAPYAFKPAAAVVSCRRGGASASFDRLNKYFTIARMPLVSSQYWNSVHGNNAEEVVQDKEGLQIMRTLGNNMAWLIKCIAAGKAAGIHPPTPEAWEPTNFIR, encoded by the coding sequence ATGAACGTATTGCTCATCAACGGCAGCCCCCACCCCAAAGGCTGTACCTTCACGGCACTGTCCACCGTGGCGGCGCAACTGGAACAGAACGGCATTGAAAGCCGGATCATCCAGATTGGCTCCAAGGCCATACGCGGCTGTATAGCCTGTGGAAAATGCAAAGAAACCGGTTACTGCGTCTTCAAGGACGATCCGGTCAACGAAACCATTGACCTGCTGCGCACCGCCGATGGCGTCGTGGTAGGTTCACCCGTGTACTATGCCGGTCCCAATGCCACCCTGTGCGCGCTGCTGGATCGCGTATTTTATATGAAGTCCGCCCCGTATGCCTTCAAGCCTGCCGCCGCCGTCGTAAGCTGCCGCAGGGGCGGGGCCAGTGCCTCTTTTGACAGGCTGAACAAATACTTTACCATTGCCCGCATGCCGCTCGTATCCTCCCAGTACTGGAATTCCGTGCACGGCAACAATGCGGAAGAAGTCGTGCAGGATAAAGAGGGCCTGCAAATAATGCGCACCCTCGGCAACAACATGGCATGGCTCATAAAGTGTATTGCCGCAGGCAAGGCCGCCGGAATCCACCCGCCCACACCCGAAGCCTGGGAACCCACAAACTTCATCCGTTAG
- a CDS encoding branched-chain amino acid ABC transporter permease — MDIQFFIELFFGGLTRGSIYALIALGYTLVYGIIELINFAHGEVYMLGAFTALLVAGVLGVYGFPAGGILVVAALAAIVWCAAYGYTLEKVAYKPLRGAPRLSPLISAIGMSIFLQNYVLLAQTSDFVPFPSLLPEMDFLEHIGYIMGPSDFLILAVSTIAMVSLSLFIRYTRMGKAMRATAQNRKMALLLGINADRIISLTFIIGSGLAALGGVLIASHMGQVNFGIGFLAGLKAFTAAVLGGIGSIPGAMVGGLVLGLAESFTTGYFSGNYEDMLAFAILILILIFRPDGILGKAKVQKV, encoded by the coding sequence ATGGACATCCAATTTTTTATAGAGCTTTTCTTTGGTGGGCTCACCAGAGGCAGTATCTATGCGCTCATAGCCTTGGGCTACACCCTGGTTTACGGCATTATCGAGCTTATCAACTTCGCCCATGGCGAAGTTTATATGCTGGGTGCATTTACGGCCCTGCTGGTTGCCGGGGTACTGGGCGTATACGGTTTTCCCGCTGGCGGCATACTTGTCGTCGCGGCGCTGGCGGCCATTGTCTGGTGCGCCGCCTATGGCTACACACTGGAAAAAGTGGCGTACAAGCCCCTACGAGGCGCGCCGCGGCTGTCGCCGCTGATCTCGGCCATCGGCATGTCCATATTTTTGCAGAACTACGTGCTGCTGGCCCAGACGTCGGACTTCGTGCCTTTTCCCAGCCTGCTGCCGGAAATGGATTTTCTTGAGCACATCGGCTATATCATGGGTCCCAGCGACTTTCTGATCCTCGCTGTAAGCACCATTGCCATGGTCTCGCTCTCGCTTTTCATACGCTACACCCGCATGGGCAAAGCCATGCGTGCCACAGCCCAGAACAGAAAAATGGCTCTGCTGCTGGGCATCAACGCCGACCGTATCATCTCCCTGACCTTTATCATCGGTTCGGGGCTGGCTGCCCTTGGCGGCGTGCTTATTGCCTCCCATATGGGGCAGGTGAACTTCGGCATCGGCTTTCTGGCCGGACTTAAAGCCTTTACGGCGGCGGTGCTTGGCGGCATTGGCTCCATACCCGGCGCCATGGTGGGCGGCCTTGTGCTCGGCCTCGCCGAAAGCTTCACCACCGGCTATTTTTCGGGCAACTATGAAGACATGCTGGCCTTTGCCATCCTGATCCTCATTCTGATCTTCCGCCCCGACGGCATCCTGGGCAAAGCCAAAGTGCAGAAGGTGTAG
- the der gene encoding ribosome biogenesis GTPase Der produces MAETLPRIILVGRPNVGKSTLFNRLIRSNRAITHDRPGVTRDRMEGVVRRKGLPAFGIVDTGGITLDAHAMVVEGPEGIRGFEQDILDQTEAAMKDAAAVAFVVDGRDGLLPLDEHLAAHVRRKGLPTICVVNKVDGAEREDEQLAEFHILGFPLLAVSAEHGHNIRALVEDLADLLPEESSEEPPAPPALRLAMLGRPNAGKSSLINALSGEERMIVSDVAGTTRDSVDVRFCRNGKDYVFVDTAGVRRRTKITDSVEKYSVNSAIKSSTKADVTLLTLDAAEGVSQQDKRLMDMLNTRKTPFMVLINKCDLAPRNALDQLKKNISQMLAFCPHVPVMPVSALTGKDLEKILPLAQRIHEECSIRIPTGRLNRAMEEVLTRHQPPVVKRARAKFFYLTQAESEPPTFVFFVSDATRVPESYSRYLERALRKIFGIVHAPMRLHLRSSHKKKEK; encoded by the coding sequence ATGGCTGAAACTCTACCCCGCATCATTCTCGTGGGTCGCCCCAATGTGGGCAAGTCCACCCTGTTCAACCGCCTCATCCGCAGCAACCGCGCCATCACCCACGACCGCCCCGGCGTCACCCGCGACCGCATGGAAGGGGTGGTGCGCCGCAAGGGACTGCCGGCCTTCGGTATTGTAGACACAGGCGGCATCACCCTTGACGCCCATGCCATGGTCGTTGAAGGTCCCGAAGGCATCCGCGGCTTTGAGCAGGATATCCTCGACCAGACCGAGGCCGCCATGAAAGACGCTGCGGCTGTGGCCTTTGTGGTAGACGGCCGCGACGGCCTGCTGCCGCTGGACGAGCACCTTGCCGCCCACGTGCGCCGCAAGGGCCTGCCCACCATTTGCGTTGTCAACAAGGTGGACGGAGCCGAACGCGAAGACGAACAGCTGGCAGAATTTCACATACTGGGCTTTCCCCTGTTGGCTGTCTCTGCCGAGCACGGGCACAATATCCGCGCCCTTGTGGAGGATCTGGCCGACCTGCTGCCCGAAGAGTCTTCCGAAGAGCCTCCGGCCCCCCCGGCGCTGCGCCTGGCCATGCTCGGCCGCCCCAATGCGGGCAAGTCTTCGCTCATCAACGCCCTTTCCGGCGAAGAGCGCATGATCGTTTCCGATGTGGCCGGCACCACCCGCGACAGCGTTGACGTACGCTTCTGCCGTAATGGCAAGGACTATGTCTTTGTTGACACGGCCGGTGTCCGGCGGCGCACCAAAATCACAGACAGCGTAGAGAAATACTCTGTAAATTCGGCCATCAAATCCAGCACAAAGGCAGATGTGACCCTGCTGACCCTGGATGCGGCCGAAGGCGTGAGCCAGCAGGACAAACGCCTGATGGACATGCTTAATACCCGTAAAACGCCGTTTATGGTCCTTATCAACAAGTGTGACCTCGCCCCCCGGAACGCTCTGGACCAACTGAAAAAAAATATCAGCCAGATGCTGGCATTCTGCCCCCATGTGCCGGTCATGCCCGTTTCCGCTCTTACCGGCAAAGATCTGGAAAAAATACTGCCTCTGGCGCAACGCATTCACGAAGAATGCAGCATCCGCATCCCCACAGGACGACTCAACAGGGCTATGGAAGAAGTGCTTACCCGCCACCAGCCTCCTGTGGTCAAAAGGGCGCGGGCCAAATTTTTCTATCTCACCCAGGCCGAATCCGAGCCGCCGACGTTTGTCTTCTTTGTGAGCGACGCCACGCGCGTACCCGAGAGCTATAGCCGCTACCTTGAGCGCGCGCTGCGAAAGATTTTCGGCATCGTCCATGCGCCCATGCGCCTGCACCTGCGGTCCAGCCACAAGAAAAAAGAGAAATAG
- a CDS encoding RluA family pseudouridine synthase: MSQSMPMSEDNPPPTQALGASVTEIPVVQEPESGQKLLQFLQRRLNLPQAMLHRWVRTGQVRINGSRCKPFSRVQTGDTIRLPPFAMKMAAQCDSASPTPASKGQSKDDAPEDGPPLPPLVGKSGYLWAFDKPAGLPVHPGTGHEDSLTTRLSCHFAGASFMPTPVHRLDRGTSGIILVAASYAALDETQRALRANAMHKEYVAWVAGRWPHTQTCLVRHFLRKEAVDGFERVRPVKADAPDAKEALCLVRALSIADRASLVQVRLLTGRTHQIRVQLSSLGHPVLGDTKYGQARAGVTLYLHSLRVILPEGPSFTCLPSWSGPRALTALPESIPYSLPASPPPSCPDGAFPLGEDAATISLLH, translated from the coding sequence TTGAGCCAAAGTATGCCCATGTCCGAAGATAACCCTCCCCCTACGCAGGCCCTCGGCGCGTCCGTGACGGAAATTCCCGTTGTTCAGGAACCCGAGAGCGGCCAGAAGCTACTTCAGTTCCTGCAACGTCGCTTGAACCTGCCCCAGGCCATGCTGCACCGTTGGGTGCGCACAGGACAGGTCAGGATCAACGGCAGTCGCTGCAAACCATTTTCCCGTGTACAGACCGGCGACACCATCCGCCTGCCGCCTTTCGCCATGAAAATGGCTGCGCAGTGCGATTCGGCCTCACCCACTCCGGCCAGCAAGGGACAAAGCAAGGACGATGCCCCCGAAGACGGCCCCCCTCTGCCGCCGCTGGTTGGCAAGTCCGGCTATCTGTGGGCGTTTGACAAGCCTGCCGGGCTGCCCGTCCATCCTGGAACCGGGCATGAAGACAGTCTGACCACTCGTCTGTCCTGTCATTTTGCCGGGGCCAGCTTTATGCCCACGCCTGTGCACCGGCTGGACCGGGGGACCTCGGGAATCATCCTGGTGGCCGCCTCGTACGCGGCCCTTGATGAGACGCAGCGGGCGTTGCGCGCCAACGCCATGCACAAGGAATATGTAGCCTGGGTAGCCGGGCGCTGGCCCCATACACAAACCTGCCTTGTGCGGCATTTTTTACGCAAGGAAGCCGTGGACGGCTTTGAACGGGTGCGCCCGGTAAAAGCCGACGCCCCGGATGCCAAAGAAGCCCTCTGCCTTGTCCGCGCTCTGAGCATCGCCGACAGGGCAAGCCTTGTGCAGGTACGCCTGCTCACGGGGCGGACCCATCAGATACGGGTGCAGCTTTCCAGCCTGGGGCATCCTGTGCTTGGCGACACCAAGTACGGGCAGGCCCGCGCAGGAGTAACGCTGTACCTGCACTCCTTGCGCGTAATATTGCCCGAAGGCCCGTCTTTTACCTGTCTTCCGTCCTGGAGCGGCCCGCGCGCCCTGACGGCCCTGCCCGAGAGCATTCCGTACAGCCTGCCCGCCTCCCCGCCGCCTTCCTGCCCTGATGGGGCCTTCCCATTGGGTGAAGATGCTGCTACAATTTCTCTTTTACATTAG
- a CDS encoding ABC transporter ATP-binding protein, with protein MLELRNVDTFYGNIQALRNISLKVDEGDIVTLIGANGAGKSTTLMTVCGINRPRQGEILWYGKPIHQLPPHEIVSLGISQVPEGRLIFPDLSVRENLDLGAFLRQDKEAVKEDLDYVFSLFPILAERRKQAGGTLSGGEQQMLAISRALMGRPKLLLLDEPSLGLAPIIIQQIFSIIQKVNAAGTTVFLVEQNANQALRIANRGYVMENGRIVMSDSAANLLQSEEVRTAYLGM; from the coding sequence ATGCTTGAGCTGCGTAATGTAGATACTTTTTACGGCAATATTCAGGCCCTGCGGAACATTTCCCTCAAGGTGGACGAAGGCGATATCGTTACCCTGATCGGAGCCAACGGCGCGGGCAAGTCCACCACGCTCATGACCGTTTGCGGCATCAACCGCCCGCGTCAGGGGGAAATTCTCTGGTATGGCAAACCGATACATCAGTTGCCCCCCCATGAAATCGTTTCGCTCGGCATTTCTCAGGTTCCTGAAGGCCGCCTGATCTTTCCGGATCTGAGTGTGCGTGAAAATCTGGACCTGGGAGCTTTTTTGCGACAGGACAAAGAAGCCGTCAAGGAAGACCTGGACTATGTGTTCAGCCTCTTTCCCATCCTGGCCGAACGCCGCAAGCAGGCAGGGGGAACCCTCTCCGGCGGGGAACAGCAGATGCTCGCCATCAGCCGCGCCCTCATGGGCCGCCCCAAGCTGCTTTTGCTGGATGAGCCGTCCCTGGGGCTTGCTCCCATTATCATTCAGCAGATCTTCTCCATCATTCAGAAGGTCAATGCCGCAGGAACCACGGTCTTTCTGGTGGAGCAAAATGCCAACCAGGCCCTGCGCATCGCCAACCGCGGCTACGTCATGGAAAACGGCCGTATTGTCATGAGCGACAGCGCCGCCAATCTGCTGCAAAGCGAAGAGGTGCGTACCGCATACCTTGGCATGTAG
- a CDS encoding WcbI family polysaccharide biosynthesis putative acetyltransferase gives MAQTLCLLHANCQGEALRVLLENSPAFARRFVVRHYVNYTREHIDGRDLEKCSLFLYQALAPKWGHISTEQILPRLPRSCQSIEIPNLFFKGYWPFWSNAPSINFGDSLLETLLAKGLSPQDALNVYLRAGPALMGDVAAVAEESLLREEKKQAAGPINCASLLRERWRDEQLFITVNHPGRTLLFHVADSLLRLLGLGNLPPDVRRAYVHPLEDFWLPIHPAVGSVLRLPFATAHRRYPVYRTSLTHAQYTGCYLACRSHDISDLVTFLENLPPGQHAYA, from the coding sequence ATGGCACAGACCCTCTGTCTTTTGCATGCCAACTGCCAGGGCGAGGCGCTGCGGGTTCTGCTGGAGAATTCTCCGGCCTTTGCGCGGCGCTTTGTTGTCCGACACTATGTCAACTACACACGGGAGCATATTGACGGGCGCGATCTGGAAAAATGCTCCCTTTTTCTGTATCAGGCCCTGGCCCCCAAATGGGGCCATATCTCCACCGAACAAATATTGCCCCGCCTGCCCCGGTCTTGCCAGTCAATTGAAATTCCCAATCTGTTTTTCAAGGGATATTGGCCCTTCTGGAGCAACGCCCCGTCCATCAATTTCGGCGACAGCCTGCTTGAAACCTTGCTGGCAAAAGGCCTGAGTCCGCAGGACGCGCTCAATGTCTACCTGCGGGCAGGCCCTGCTCTTATGGGAGATGTGGCAGCCGTAGCTGAAGAAAGCCTGCTGCGGGAAGAAAAAAAACAGGCCGCAGGTCCCATAAACTGCGCATCGCTGCTACGCGAGCGCTGGCGTGATGAGCAGCTTTTCATTACTGTGAACCATCCCGGACGCACCCTGCTCTTTCATGTGGCAGACAGCCTGCTGCGTCTGCTTGGCCTGGGGAACCTGCCACCGGATGTGCGCCGTGCCTATGTGCACCCGCTTGAAGATTTCTGGCTGCCCATCCACCCTGCCGTGGGATCTGTTTTGAGGCTGCCCTTTGCCACGGCTCACAGGCGTTATCCTGTCTACCGCACCAGCCTCACCCACGCGCAGTACACCGGCTGTTACCTTGCGTGCAGAAGCCATGATATTTCGGACCTTGTAACATTTCTGGAAAACCTGCCGCCCGGGCAGCATGCGTATGCCTGA
- a CDS encoding ABC transporter ATP-binding protein, with amino-acid sequence MNPVLEVQDLSQDFGGLRALNELSLTVNSGEIVALIGPNGAGKTTFFNCVTGIYTPTEGKMYLYDREGAPKLLNGKKPHVITAMGMARTFQNIRLFSDMTVLENVMIGRHCRTRAGILGAIMRDGRTRREEQESIDASYALLELVRLQDVWNETARNLPYGAQRRLEIARALATEPRMLLLDEPAAGMNPQETNELKDLVCSIRDDQQLSILLIEHDMGMVMSLSDRIYVMEYGSCIATGKPEEIRVNPRVIKAYLGESDA; translated from the coding sequence GTGAACCCCGTTCTTGAAGTACAAGACCTTTCCCAGGACTTTGGCGGTCTGCGCGCTCTTAACGAGCTGTCGCTTACAGTCAACAGCGGCGAGATTGTGGCTCTTATCGGTCCCAACGGCGCGGGCAAAACCACATTTTTCAACTGTGTGACCGGCATCTATACCCCCACCGAGGGCAAGATGTATCTTTATGACCGTGAAGGCGCCCCAAAACTGCTTAACGGCAAAAAGCCACACGTTATCACGGCCATGGGCATGGCCCGCACGTTTCAGAACATCCGCCTTTTCAGTGACATGACCGTACTGGAAAACGTCATGATAGGCCGCCACTGCCGTACCCGGGCAGGTATTCTGGGAGCCATCATGCGTGATGGCCGCACCCGCCGCGAAGAACAGGAAAGCATCGACGCGAGTTATGCCCTGCTGGAACTGGTGCGCCTGCAAGACGTATGGAACGAAACCGCACGCAACCTGCCCTACGGCGCACAGCGGCGGCTTGAAATCGCCCGCGCTCTGGCTACAGAGCCGCGCATGCTGCTGCTGGACGAACCGGCAGCGGGCATGAACCCGCAGGAAACCAATGAGCTCAAGGACCTGGTCTGCTCCATTCGCGATGACCAGCAGCTTTCCATCCTGCTTATTGAGCACGACATGGGCATGGTCATGTCTCTTTCAGACCGCATTTACGTTATGGAATACGGCTCATGCATTGCTACGGGCAAACCTGAAGAAATACGCGTCAACCCGCGGGTCATCAAGGCATACCTGGGAGAAAGCGATGCTTGA
- a CDS encoding branched-chain amino acid ABC transporter substrate-binding protein, with translation MKKGITLLAAMALCAVLAAPAQAEDTIKIGVAGAHSGDLASYGVPSLNAAKVVIADVNAKGGILGKQVELVAQDDQCKPELATNAATKLISDKVAVVMGHICSGATKATLPLYTDAKIVSMSPSATTPGLTEDGNNPYFFRTIANDKAQARLTSDFMLNNLKVKKVAYLHDNGDYGKGFVDNNREHLEKAGVKTVLFEAITPDAVDFSAVVRKLRREQPDIVVFGGYQPTASKLLQQMRRDRVTTALLGPDGLMDEAFIKMAGKASEGVYSSYPKDTSNLPAYRAAREGHVKMFGKDPGSFYYNGYAATQALVNAIEKAGSTDTAKVVDALRSAPVDTPLGTLTFSKTGDAAGMALSIYQVKDGKFVELDHSIVLE, from the coding sequence ATGAAAAAAGGTATAACCTTGCTTGCGGCAATGGCACTCTGCGCGGTTCTGGCCGCCCCCGCTCAGGCGGAAGACACCATCAAAATCGGTGTCGCCGGTGCTCACTCCGGCGATCTGGCCTCCTACGGCGTACCCAGCCTAAACGCTGCCAAGGTGGTCATTGCCGATGTCAACGCCAAGGGCGGCATACTCGGCAAGCAGGTCGAACTGGTAGCCCAGGATGACCAGTGCAAACCCGAACTGGCTACCAACGCGGCCACCAAGCTCATCTCCGACAAGGTGGCTGTGGTGATGGGGCATATCTGCTCCGGCGCCACCAAGGCCACACTGCCCCTGTATACCGATGCCAAAATCGTGAGCATGTCGCCCTCTGCCACCACTCCCGGTCTCACCGAAGACGGCAACAACCCGTACTTCTTCCGCACCATCGCCAACGACAAGGCCCAGGCCAGGTTGACCAGCGACTTCATGCTCAACAACCTCAAGGTCAAAAAGGTTGCCTATCTGCATGATAACGGCGACTACGGCAAAGGCTTTGTGGACAATAACCGCGAGCACCTCGAAAAGGCTGGCGTCAAAACAGTTCTGTTTGAAGCCATTACCCCCGATGCCGTGGACTTTTCCGCTGTTGTGCGCAAACTGAGACGCGAACAGCCCGACATCGTGGTTTTCGGCGGGTATCAGCCCACGGCCTCCAAGCTGTTGCAGCAGATGCGTCGCGACCGCGTGACCACCGCCCTGCTCGGCCCTGACGGGCTTATGGACGAGGCCTTCATCAAGATGGCCGGCAAGGCCAGCGAAGGCGTGTACTCTTCCTACCCCAAAGACACCAGCAATCTGCCCGCTTACAGGGCCGCCCGTGAAGGCCACGTAAAGATGTTCGGCAAGGATCCCGGCTCGTTCTACTACAACGGCTATGCCGCCACCCAGGCTCTGGTCAATGCCATTGAAAAGGCCGGCAGCACCGACACAGCCAAGGTTGTGGATGCCCTGCGCTCCGCACCTGTGGATACCCCGCTGGGCACCCTGACTTTCAGCAAAACCGGCGATGCCGCCGGCATGGCTCTTTCCATCTATCAGGTCAAAGACGGAAAATTTGTGGAACTCGACCACAGCATCGTCCTTGAGTAG
- a CDS encoding DUF1848 domain-containing protein, with the protein MKWPRMTIHTANGPVSAVAPVLLAVSRATDIPAFYMPWFMERLRAGYARWVNPFNGQPQYVSFARARLAVFWSKNPAPLLKYLPHIKAHGLTGYLQYTLNNYEDEGWEPGLPPLTERVETFRRLAGRLGPERMVWRFDPLLLAAAHGHAMPAPAVLLDRIAALAKALAGYTTRLVFSFADIAPYRKVEGNLRRSSIAWRDFTQEEMRQTGLGIADICASYGMRAATCGEKADLSAQGVVHNRCTDPELVLQIAGRHPDVLDLLKLNGNEQLLLPGAPRGAGRSYPRDPGQRPDCRCVPCKDIGQYNTCPHGCIYCYANTSAAVARRNFRAHAVAGESILPTLSGNDP; encoded by the coding sequence ATGAAGTGGCCCAGAATGACAATCCATACGGCGAACGGCCCGGTTTCGGCCGTAGCCCCGGTTTTGCTGGCGGTAAGCCGCGCCACGGATATACCGGCTTTTTATATGCCCTGGTTTATGGAGCGATTGCGGGCGGGCTACGCGCGTTGGGTCAATCCCTTTAACGGGCAGCCGCAATATGTGTCTTTCGCGCGGGCGCGACTGGCTGTTTTCTGGAGCAAAAACCCTGCGCCACTGCTCAAGTACCTGCCCCATATCAAGGCGCACGGTCTGACGGGCTATCTGCAGTATACACTTAATAATTACGAAGACGAAGGATGGGAACCCGGCTTGCCGCCACTGACCGAACGGGTGGAAACGTTTCGCCGCCTGGCGGGCAGGCTCGGGCCGGAGCGTATGGTCTGGCGCTTTGATCCGCTGCTGCTGGCCGCGGCACACGGACACGCCATGCCCGCCCCGGCTGTTTTGCTGGACAGAATCGCCGCCTTGGCAAAGGCGCTGGCCGGGTATACGACCAGGCTCGTTTTCAGTTTTGCCGACATCGCACCGTACCGCAAGGTGGAAGGCAATTTACGGCGCAGCAGCATTGCCTGGCGTGACTTTACACAGGAAGAAATGCGGCAGACAGGCCTGGGCATAGCGGATATTTGTGCAAGCTACGGCATGCGGGCCGCCACATGCGGCGAAAAGGCGGACCTTTCCGCCCAGGGGGTGGTACATAACCGCTGCACTGACCCGGAGCTTGTGCTGCAGATCGCTGGCCGGCATCCGGACGTTCTCGATCTACTGAAGCTCAACGGCAACGAACAACTGTTGCTGCCAGGTGCTCCAAGGGGAGCCGGGCGTTCTTACCCGCGTGACCCGGGCCAGCGGCCTGACTGCCGGTGCGTACCGTGTAAAGATATTGGGCAGTATAATACCTGTCCGCATGGTTGTATTTATTGCTACGCCAACACTTCGGCAGCCGTGGCGCGCAGAAATTTCCGGGCGCATGCGGTTGCCGGAGAATCCATCCTGCCGACCCTGTCGGGCAATGATCCATAA
- the queD gene encoding 6-carboxytetrahydropterin synthase QueD has product MSEKLWRLTVRDDFSAGHALRHYEGKCERMHGHNFAVELTVEGNRLAPQTEMLLDFKILKKALKAVLDALDHRLLNETPPFDRINPSSENLARHIWQGMEALLAEHEDPQARLVRLHSVTVSEKGAQSATYLETR; this is encoded by the coding sequence ATGTCTGAAAAACTCTGGCGCCTTACTGTGCGCGACGATTTTTCCGCCGGACATGCCCTGCGGCACTACGAAGGCAAATGTGAACGCATGCACGGTCACAACTTTGCCGTAGAACTGACAGTTGAGGGTAACCGTCTTGCCCCGCAGACAGAAATGCTGCTGGACTTCAAGATATTGAAAAAAGCCCTCAAAGCGGTACTGGATGCGCTGGATCACCGCCTGCTCAATGAAACCCCGCCTTTTGACCGCATCAACCCTTCGTCAGAAAATCTTGCGCGTCATATCTGGCAGGGCATGGAAGCGCTGCTGGCGGAACACGAAGATCCGCAGGCCCGGCTGGTGCGTTTGCACAGCGTTACCGTGTCGGAAAAAGGCGCGCAAAGCGCCACCTACCTGGAAACGCGCTAA